The following coding sequences lie in one Aquabacterium olei genomic window:
- a CDS encoding DUF1439 domain-containing protein codes for MHHAAACLTRRRLLSLTALPAALTVAGCASLLGPRTVVITREELLRKLGQRFPSTKRLLNLLDVQAGLPELTLQPQANRVLAAVPLQARDLLMGQAYTGKVALSFGLRYEPQDLSVRLSQVRVEEINVNGLPAAARQQLTRLGAWLAEERLQDQVIHQFKPEDLRTADRMGYEVGGLRVTDTGLAIDLQPRR; via the coding sequence ATGCACCACGCCGCTGCCTGCCTGACCCGACGCCGCCTGCTGTCCCTGACTGCGCTGCCCGCGGCCCTCACCGTGGCGGGATGCGCCAGCCTGCTGGGCCCGCGCACCGTGGTCATCACCCGCGAGGAGCTGCTGCGCAAGCTGGGCCAGCGCTTCCCGAGCACCAAGCGGCTCCTCAACCTGCTGGACGTGCAGGCCGGCCTGCCCGAGCTGACGCTGCAGCCGCAGGCCAACCGGGTGCTGGCCGCCGTGCCGCTGCAGGCGCGCGACCTGCTGATGGGGCAGGCCTACACCGGCAAGGTGGCGCTGAGCTTCGGGCTGCGCTACGAGCCTCAGGACCTGAGCGTGCGCCTGAGCCAGGTCCGCGTCGAGGAGATCAATGTGAACGGGCTGCCGGCGGCGGCGCGCCAGCAGCTGACCCGCCTGGGCGCCTGGCTGGCCGAGGAACGCCTGCAGGACCAGGTGATCCACCAGTTCAAGCCGGAAGACCTGCGCACCGCCGACCGCATGGGCTACGAGGTGGGCGGCCTGCGCGTGACCGACACCGGGCTGGCCATCGACCTGCAGCCGCGCCGCTGA
- a CDS encoding PaaI family thioesterase, translated as MDIFSNNGRLQWVEAFIKGIPYAQASGMYVTEIGEGRAGLGLPARDTWTGDTERGLIHPGVLSVLADTACGVAVGTALAEIEPFATLDLRMDYLRPAVANEEIVCRAECHRLSRSVAFVRGELFQPGRAEPVAMVNATFMRATANKRRAGGGAAPAPNLPVSPAQAAASLGSPASIEPSQVFRSEPADMPETRAIPPGRSPYVDFLDVRQQPQIDAGPVFRMPFKPELIGNPILPALHGGVLAGFGETGMILHLLATNPGLQGAPRGVDFAIAYLRSAKPVDTFVQGTTVRQGNRVALVQVNIWQDDPQRPVAQARGHCLMPRDTD; from the coding sequence ATGGACATCTTTTCGAACAACGGCCGCCTGCAATGGGTGGAAGCCTTCATCAAGGGCATCCCGTACGCGCAGGCCTCCGGCATGTATGTCACCGAGATCGGCGAGGGCCGCGCCGGCCTGGGCCTGCCCGCGCGCGACACCTGGACGGGTGACACCGAGCGCGGGCTGATCCACCCCGGCGTGCTGAGCGTGCTGGCCGACACCGCGTGCGGCGTGGCGGTGGGCACGGCACTGGCCGAGATCGAGCCGTTCGCCACGCTGGATCTGCGCATGGACTACCTGCGCCCGGCCGTGGCCAACGAAGAAATCGTGTGCCGCGCCGAGTGCCATCGTCTGTCGCGCAGCGTGGCCTTTGTGCGGGGCGAGCTGTTCCAGCCGGGCCGGGCCGAACCGGTGGCCATGGTGAACGCGACCTTCATGCGGGCCACCGCCAACAAGCGCCGCGCCGGGGGTGGGGCCGCGCCCGCACCGAACCTGCCCGTGAGCCCCGCACAGGCTGCGGCCTCGCTCGGGTCGCCTGCCAGCATCGAGCCCAGCCAGGTGTTTCGCAGCGAGCCGGCCGACATGCCGGAAACGCGCGCCATCCCGCCGGGCCGCTCGCCGTATGTGGACTTCCTCGATGTGCGCCAGCAGCCGCAGATCGACGCCGGCCCGGTGTTCCGCATGCCCTTCAAGCCGGAGCTGATCGGCAACCCGATCCTGCCCGCGCTGCATGGCGGCGTGCTGGCCGGCTTCGGCGAGACCGGCATGATCCTGCATCTGCTGGCCACCAACCCGGGTCTGCAGGGCGCGCCGCGCGGCGTGGACTTCGCCATTGCCTACCTGCGCTCGGCCAAGCCGGTCGACACGTTCGTGCAGGGCACGACCGTGCGTCAGGGCAACCGTGTGGCCCTGGTGCAGGTCAACATCTGGCAGGACGACCCCCAGCGCCCCGTGGCCCAGGCACGCGGCCACTGCCTGATGCCGCGCGACACCGACTGA
- the glpD gene encoding glycerol-3-phosphate dehydrogenase: MSMLSSLASSPDEAVDHLCDVLVVGGGLHGTAVARDLAGRGWRVALCEQDDLAAHASGATGKLVHGGLRELARLDLGGMGRAVQERARLLQCAPHLMTPVRLLMPHDDGMRTGALIRLGLWWHDRLAAGSGLPPSEAVALRRSRLGASLQPAWTRAFVYTEVMADDARLATLCARDAAERGALVLTRTRCDSAVAQGGGWRVRLVRRHPEDGRVVQRLTVQARVVVNAAGAWASSVLSGVLQVPPAAVARKGGEPPGLTWLKGTHIVVPRCVEHDHGCVFHTRGGRFIFALPYERHFTLIGAAEQPHDGPPDGVAAEPDEVMALCQEASRYLRRPVQPGDVVWSYAGLRGALKAPGRGEEGAHGRHQLQLHARPAPVLTVWGGSLSSFRLLAEQAADQVGDLLGERRLAWTADAALPGGQLGELLDHTVSPELDLIAFQSRLRQVHPWLPLPLLRRWTRAYGSRVLRLLDGMRGRDDLGTEVLPDLFEAELYHLRRHEWALTADDVLWRRSKLGLHTTVAQHAALADWFARQHAGCEGQPDAAWLSSAAVA; the protein is encoded by the coding sequence ATGTCGATGCTGTCGTCGCTTGCCTCTTCGCCCGATGAGGCCGTGGACCACCTCTGTGATGTGCTGGTGGTGGGCGGGGGCCTGCATGGCACGGCCGTGGCCCGCGATCTGGCCGGCCGTGGCTGGCGCGTGGCGCTGTGCGAGCAGGACGACCTGGCAGCCCATGCGTCGGGCGCGACCGGCAAGCTGGTGCACGGCGGGCTGCGCGAGCTGGCCCGGCTCGACCTGGGCGGAATGGGCCGGGCCGTGCAGGAGCGCGCCCGCCTTCTGCAGTGTGCGCCCCACCTGATGACGCCGGTGCGTTTGCTGATGCCGCACGACGACGGCATGCGCACCGGTGCGCTCATCCGGCTGGGGCTGTGGTGGCACGACCGGTTGGCCGCAGGCAGCGGGCTGCCTCCCAGCGAAGCGGTCGCCTTGCGTCGCTCTCGACTGGGCGCTTCGCTGCAACCCGCCTGGACGCGCGCCTTCGTTTACACCGAAGTGATGGCCGACGACGCACGGCTGGCGACGCTGTGCGCCCGCGACGCGGCCGAGCGCGGTGCACTGGTGCTGACGCGCACCCGTTGCGACAGTGCGGTGGCCCAGGGTGGCGGCTGGCGCGTCAGGCTGGTGCGCCGGCACCCGGAAGACGGCCGCGTCGTGCAGCGGCTGACCGTTCAGGCACGGGTGGTCGTGAACGCCGCCGGGGCCTGGGCGTCGTCGGTCCTCAGTGGGGTCTTGCAGGTGCCGCCCGCAGCGGTTGCGCGCAAGGGAGGCGAGCCGCCTGGCCTCACGTGGCTGAAAGGCACCCACATCGTCGTGCCCCGCTGTGTGGAGCATGACCACGGCTGCGTGTTCCACACACGCGGCGGGCGCTTCATTTTCGCGCTGCCTTACGAGCGTCACTTCACCCTGATCGGTGCGGCCGAGCAGCCGCACGATGGCCCGCCCGACGGCGTGGCGGCCGAGCCGGACGAGGTCATGGCCCTGTGTCAGGAGGCGAGCCGCTATCTGCGCCGGCCGGTGCAGCCGGGCGACGTGGTGTGGTCCTATGCCGGCCTGCGCGGTGCACTGAAGGCGCCGGGGCGGGGCGAGGAGGGCGCGCACGGTCGGCACCAGCTCCAGCTTCACGCCCGACCGGCTCCGGTGCTCACGGTGTGGGGCGGCAGCCTCTCGTCGTTCCGGCTGCTGGCCGAGCAGGCGGCCGACCAGGTGGGCGACCTGCTGGGCGAACGGCGTCTGGCATGGACGGCGGACGCAGCCCTTCCTGGCGGGCAGTTGGGCGAACTGCTCGACCACACGGTGTCGCCCGAACTGGATCTGATCGCCTTCCAGTCCCGGTTGCGGCAGGTTCACCCCTGGCTGCCGCTGCCGCTGCTGCGCCGCTGGACGCGGGCCTATGGCAGCCGGGTGCTGCGCCTGCTCGACGGCATGCGGGGGCGCGACGACCTCGGCACCGAGGTGCTGCCCGATCTGTTCGAGGCCGAGCTGTACCACCTGCGCCGCCACGAGTGGGCCCTCACGGCCGACGACGTGCTGTGGCGGCGCAGCAAGCTGGGGCTGCACACCACCGTCGCCCAGCATGCGGCGCTGGCCGACTGGTTCGCGCGCCAGCACGCGGGCTGTGAGGGGCAGCCCGATGCCGCCTGGCTGTCGAGCGCGGCGGTGGCCTGA
- a CDS encoding DeoR/GlpR family DNA-binding transcription regulator codes for MSDNSPIRPAAPWSPNPRQMALLEEVRARGAVSVERLAQRLDVTMQTVRRDVQRLADAGLLARFHGGVSLPREPARVGAWKERQAMQADAKARIARSVVAAIPEGATLMLGVGTTVEAVARELLNRPGLTVVTYNLHVAQVLNEHRDCKVHVAGGTLRSRDSAMEGDSTVDFLRQFKVDLAIQTTLGIDPDGSLRDRDQRELPVAQAMQAQARATWLVADVSKFSQTALARVGHLKDMRRVFTEALPPPPFPQLLQEWDVALTIAP; via the coding sequence ATGAGCGACAACAGCCCGATCCGCCCGGCCGCCCCCTGGAGCCCCAACCCGCGTCAGATGGCGCTGCTGGAAGAGGTGCGCGCGCGGGGCGCGGTGTCCGTCGAACGCCTGGCCCAGCGCCTGGACGTGACGATGCAGACCGTGCGCCGCGACGTGCAGCGCCTGGCCGACGCCGGGCTGCTGGCGCGCTTTCATGGCGGCGTCAGCCTGCCCCGCGAGCCCGCCCGCGTGGGCGCCTGGAAGGAGCGGCAGGCCATGCAGGCCGACGCCAAGGCGCGCATCGCCCGTTCGGTGGTGGCCGCCATCCCCGAGGGCGCCACGCTGATGCTGGGCGTGGGCACCACCGTCGAGGCCGTGGCCCGCGAGCTGCTGAACCGACCGGGCCTCACCGTCGTCACCTACAACCTCCACGTGGCCCAGGTGCTCAACGAGCACCGCGACTGCAAGGTGCACGTGGCCGGCGGCACGCTGCGCTCGCGCGACAGCGCCATGGAAGGCGACAGCACGGTCGACTTCCTCAGGCAGTTCAAGGTCGACCTGGCCATCCAGACCACGCTGGGCATCGACCCCGACGGCAGCCTGCGCGACCGCGACCAGCGCGAACTGCCCGTTGCGCAGGCCATGCAGGCCCAGGCCCGCGCCACCTGGCTGGTCGCCGACGTCAGCAAGTTCAGCCAGACCGCGCTCGCCCGCGTCGGCCACCTGAAGGACATGCGCCGCGTGTTCACCGAAGCCCTGCCCCCGCCGCCCTTCCCCCAGTTGCTGCAGGAATGGGACGTCGCCCTGACGATCGCGCCATGA
- a CDS encoding PACE efflux transporter, translated as MSAGMQGVRRKVVHATLYEGVAILMLAVLMQPVTGKGLAETGPFAIACSVIAVLWNMAFNTLFEAWERRQTDRRRTPRRRALHAIGYEGGLVMMTLPVIAWSLDMGWWDAFLTDLGLVALFLVYTFCFNWVFDHLFGLPASAH; from the coding sequence ATGAGCGCCGGCATGCAAGGCGTCCGGCGCAAGGTCGTTCACGCCACCCTGTACGAAGGCGTCGCCATCCTGATGCTGGCCGTGCTGATGCAGCCGGTCACCGGCAAGGGCCTGGCCGAAACCGGGCCGTTCGCCATCGCCTGCTCGGTGATCGCCGTGCTGTGGAACATGGCCTTCAACACGCTGTTCGAGGCGTGGGAGCGGCGGCAGACCGACCGCCGACGCACGCCGCGCCGGCGCGCGCTGCACGCGATCGGCTACGAAGGCGGGCTGGTGATGATGACCCTGCCCGTGATCGCCTGGTCGCTCGACATGGGCTGGTGGGACGCCTTTCTCACCGACCTCGGGCTGGTGGCGCTGTTCCTCGTCTACACCTTCTGCTTCAACTGGGTGTTCGATCACCTCTTCGGATTGCCGGCGTCAGCGCACTGA
- a CDS encoding alpha/beta fold hydrolase, giving the protein MPSALVPRTRLVSGPDGPLAVQQWGESGRSTIVLIHGYPDHSGIWSKIAPLLADQWHVVAYDVRGAGASFVPARTADYRLPRLVADLRAVIDATSPDRPVHLVAHDWGSIQGWEAVTDPTLRGRIASYSSCSGPCLDHAGHWMRDRLRRPTPRHLAQYLMQGLRSWYIAFFHLPVLPTVMWHTVMGPHWSRWLRWLERTPAEQRAGQTADGVRGMRLYRANMLPRLLGPGDRHAHAPVQVIVPLRDRFVGPALSDPAHLARWVPQLHRVEVDAGHWLPLQQPALFARLVRGFVRRVERQQRQTGRQRIKA; this is encoded by the coding sequence ATGCCCTCCGCCCTCGTCCCCCGCACCCGCCTCGTTTCCGGTCCCGACGGCCCGCTGGCCGTGCAGCAATGGGGTGAAAGCGGGCGCAGCACCATCGTCCTCATCCACGGCTACCCCGATCACAGCGGCATCTGGTCGAAGATCGCGCCGCTGCTGGCCGACCAGTGGCATGTCGTCGCCTACGACGTGCGCGGCGCGGGCGCCTCGTTCGTGCCCGCCCGCACCGCCGACTACCGCCTGCCGCGCCTGGTGGCCGACCTGCGCGCCGTGATCGACGCCACCAGCCCCGACCGACCCGTGCACCTGGTGGCGCACGACTGGGGCTCGATCCAGGGCTGGGAGGCCGTGACCGACCCGACCCTGCGGGGCCGCATTGCGTCCTACTCCAGTTGCTCGGGGCCTTGCCTCGACCACGCCGGCCACTGGATGCGCGACCGCCTGCGCCGCCCCACGCCCCGCCACCTGGCGCAGTACCTGATGCAGGGCCTGCGCTCCTGGTACATCGCCTTCTTCCACCTGCCGGTGCTGCCCACCGTGATGTGGCACACGGTGATGGGACCGCACTGGTCGCGCTGGCTGCGCTGGCTGGAGCGCACGCCGGCAGAGCAACGCGCCGGCCAGACCGCCGACGGCGTGCGCGGCATGCGGCTTTACCGCGCCAACATGCTGCCCCGGCTGCTGGGGCCGGGCGACCGCCACGCGCACGCCCCGGTGCAGGTCATCGTGCCCCTGCGCGACCGCTTTGTCGGCCCGGCCTTGAGCGACCCGGCCCACTTGGCACGCTGGGTGCCGCAGCTGCACCGGGTCGAGGTGGATGCCGGCCACTGGCTGCCGCTGCAGCAGCCAGCGCTGTTCGCGCGC